The stretch of DNA aaaagaatcacCTTAAAAGCATGTGCTAAGAGCAACTGAATTACTTCAATGCCAATCTTTTTTATGATGCTTTTTGTACTTGTAGTACTAGAAAAGCACTTCAAGGCTCCACTTAATGTTGCATCATCCGTAGACCCATTTGATCTCCGAGTGCGAACAGGAGGCtggtgaaaatgaaatataattaacctatgaagatattttatagtgGGAGATACTTGCTGTATTGCAGCCATAATTACGTCAAAGACTTAAGGACGATATAAGGTTGAACACCTTAGATATAAATCTTTGGGACAATTGAAATCATGGAACAATAATCTGACTACTTACCTTAGATGTGTATTTCCAGATATACTGCAAGATTATTTCCAGCTTCCATTTAGGGTCATTGAAGACCTGCAAAACATCCTCATTGTTGACACAAACATGGAAAAAGATCTAGGTCTTCTTAATCACCAGAAACTAAGGAAGCATGGGCCTTTTACAAACTCAAAGCAAATACTAAATATGCAGTAAATGAATACCTGGAGAAATGGGCAAAGAATCTCATCATTGTAAGTTAGTTCATCTAGAATTAACTCTATCAGCGGGGTTCTGCACCAGATTGCAGTAACACATTCATCTATCAACAAACATATAAAACAAACACGTGCACAGTGCACTGCATGACGCCCGCAGACACAAATGCATGCCAAAACTTTCACCATATAAGAAACTTAACCTCACACCATCAGCTCTGGTAGTATAACCTTGCATATCGGCTTCCTTCTTCGACATATCAAGCTCCATAATCTAAAAGGTTGACAATATTAGAGCTCATGATGAAACTGGTTCAAACTGCTCTAAACGAAATGATAATGAGGAAATTACCAGTGTCAGAAGTTTCTGCATTGCAATGCAAGTATTATTTCCTATTTCAGGCAAAGCAACTGCCACAGCAGGATCACAATTATCAGATGGCTTTACCACAGAAGTCTCTAGATACGTTGGATCATTACTGAATGTAGATTGGATTTGATACAATCCACACATAACAGTCAAGCAATCCCTCACTAAGACTTTGTAGTTTAATTTTCTTGACCCCTGCAAAGAAATCTAGTTTGAACATCCTCACATTATTTCAATTAAACAAGAAATAGTGCCCCCAAGGAACTTGGCATTAGGAAGTTAAATCCGAGAGCAAGCAAGACAACACGAGCCATGATATAAAAATCACTTGATGACTATGTATTAATAATGGAAGAGATAAAATCCCCTAATGTTCATGTCTTGAAGGACAAGAGTATACCAGAACCATGTTGAGCAAAGATTCCCTCAGAAGGGTCCAGTTCATAGTTTCTGCAGTACAAAAATTAGCTGCATAAACCGTCCAAAGATGAAAGGCATAAAAACAATGATATCAGCTTACCTCCACTTTTACGAGGTAGCATATCTCCTTCTAAAACATTCAAAAGATACTGGAACACCAACATGCTCCCCAAGGACTGCAAAAAGAATAAGAATGAATTAAGAACGGAGGAAAGTTGTGCAAAAGCAAAATGATAAACTATTGGCTTTGAATAGCAATAACCTAgcagatattaaaaaattcaatgaaagaagagcattttctttttttggtaagtagAACAGCATAAAACACTTAAAACACTTACAgcagatattaaaaaaaaacaaaaaatcttttacttaaaaaaaataattttgcagGTTTTGTATTGGGGATGGAGGTGCTATAAGTATACTCTAAGCAGACAAGGAATTACAGGTCAAGAAATCTAAATCAAAAGATAATATCAGGTCGAGAAATCTAAAAGCAATATGGGGAGCTAAACTTGTTCGGCTTCTCCATAATCAATTATGAACAAATACTTGACGCCCTTCCAAAAAActcagaaaatatatataccaaccTTGGTGtctaatgttttaaaatttgcatCACGAGCCACTTTGGCAAGGTCTTGTATCAGAAGATGAAAACCCTGAGGTTGGCAAAGACAATGAAATGAAAAGCTGAATTGCAATCAAGTTCAACAAATCAAACCCACTAGAGAATATATAGAGTAGAACTGAGAAATCATCCATCACTCTGCGCCTATGTTCTATGAAGCCCTCTAGCTTCCTCCTCGCATGGAAAAAGTCTATGCACTTATATAACGCAAAAACCTGCTATAAAATTAAATGGAAGCATGCCTTTGATATTCATTAGTAATTTACTGCTAGACactaaggccccatttggatgttgagatggtctcctctcatcccatctcatctcatctcaactcaacatccaaacaccactcaaacacaaattttaactttttcatctaatcattatctaatcattacaatttttccaaactttcaaacaaaacacaaaaaataattcaactttttcaaatcacaaaacaaaaattatattataacaatattttaactttacaatatttttattcatttttttctctcctttcccaaaactccaaaaaacatcttaactcaaatcattttactactatttacaaaccattttactattattcacagatttttcatctcaactaatctcatctcaacatccaaagattccaaacaaggcctaaagtGTGGTTTAGAACTTCCTTTGGCAGGTGATTTGACCCCTTaagttaaaattacataaaatataaaagaaaaacaaattaaaggaaGCATTTAGACAGAGCCAAGAACAACGGATAGTACTCACAGAAGAGTCAAATGGTCCACCCAAGTTTTTGTCAGCCACTTCCTTCTCACTACTACTAGTACCTAAGTCAGCAACAAATGGCAACCAAGCCTAAAAGCAAACGGAAAAGGAGATTGATTATCTAGCAAGATGTTTAAATTGAAGCAGCATATGTGTTATACCAAAAGGATGAGGAAACACATTAAGTAGTCATATCTATATCCTACCTCTTTAACCAGGACAAGTTCAAGTGGAGCACTAGAGGATGATTTGGATCTATCTGAACTTGATAAATACAGCCGAGGGTATCGCtgcattgaaaaataaaattacatcagaATAGAATAATTGGGCACCTGCaaatgtaaatttaaactgaattaaattaaaggggTCGATTAAACACCTTATCTAATTCATTCAAAAGCTGGAAACTTGGCATAATCAGTTCTAAAGATTTGCCAACCCTTAAGATCCGGAACACCGCTGCACACATTTTGCTTCACAACCAAATTCGTACAAAAAATAAGTGATCATTTAGATAAAGACGAACATAACACACTAATCTGTGGTTTTCTTTTCCTGAAAATAAGTTACAAATTTCCATTCACATTGATTGGCATATTTGCAAGTAAATATACAATATCCTTACCATAAAAAAGAGGAGATGATGGTTAGTGCTATAAGGCTTCTTAGATTAGTaaactgagaaaaaaaataaagatgataaCTAACACGCGTGGGCAGACAGAGACAATTACTTAGTTGGGGGTATTCCACTTTCTGGAACAATCGATGCAGCGCGAACAGCTTCCAGAAAAGCAATCCCTATGCATCAATCAACATAATGAAGAGACATAAAATGTATGAAGTGTAGGAAAAGTTCagaaattcaaattccaatttaaGAATCTCCTATAAGAATATCCACACTGTTTATCAGCAGTTCCAGTTGCGTTCGACCTTCCATTTTCCGGGAACAAGAAcgacaaaaaagtaaaatctaaaactttcaCTTCCCTTTTATTTTCCTGCGGTTATTCAGGAAACCAAACAGAGAATAAATAAGCAAAGag from Juglans regia cultivar Chandler chromosome 4, Walnut 2.0, whole genome shotgun sequence encodes:
- the LOC109000932 gene encoding negative regulator of systemic acquired resistance SNI1 isoform X2, with amino-acid sequence MENSIGRGGIEENILAILDASETKETRDANDDRIAFLEAVRAASIVPESGIPPTNKMCAAVFRILRVGKSLELIMPSFQLLNELDKRYPRLYLSSSDRSKSSSSAPLELVLVKEAWLPFVADLGTSSSEKEVADKNLGGPFDSSGFHLLIQDLAKVARDANFKTLDTKSLGSMLVFQYLLNVLEGDMLPRKSGETMNWTLLRESLLNMVLGSRKLNYKVLVRDCLTVMCGLYQIQSTFSNDPTYLETSVVKPSDNCDPAVAVALPEIGNNTCIAMQKLLTLIMELDMSKKEADMQGYTTRADGVRTPLIELILDELTYNDEILCPFLQVFNDPKWKLEIILQYIWKYTSKPPVRTRRSNGSTDDATLSGALKCFSSTTSTKSIIKKIGIEVIQLLLAHAFKAHLFLSSGKCPALGDPDSKEDVRDNPLVEICENMISAFNSLRRVDENMEVLSFGKEALFTAATILSTMS
- the LOC109000932 gene encoding negative regulator of systemic acquired resistance SNI1 isoform X1, encoding MENSIGRGGIEENILAILDASETKETRDANDDRIAFLEAVRAASIVPESGIPPTNKMCAAVFRILRVGKSLELIMPSFQLLNELDKRYPRLYLSSSDRSKSSSSAPLELVLVKEAWLPFVADLGTSSSEKEVADKNLGGPFDSSGFHLLIQDLAKVARDANFKTLDTKSLGSMLVFQYLLNVLEGDMLPRKSGETMNWTLLRESLLNMVLISLQGSRKLNYKVLVRDCLTVMCGLYQIQSTFSNDPTYLETSVVKPSDNCDPAVAVALPEIGNNTCIAMQKLLTLIMELDMSKKEADMQGYTTRADGVRTPLIELILDELTYNDEILCPFLQVFNDPKWKLEIILQYIWKYTSKPPVRTRRSNGSTDDATLSGALKCFSSTTSTKSIIKKIGIEVIQLLLAHAFKAHLFLSSGKCPALGDPDSKEDVRDNPLVEICENMISAFNSLRRVDENMEVLSFGKEALFTAATILSTMS